The following are from one region of the Lineus longissimus chromosome 19, tnLinLong1.2, whole genome shotgun sequence genome:
- the LOC135503367 gene encoding chymotrypsin-like protease CTRL-1 — protein MILFRVVFVLLGICGCVSTWNDDQQVLHRVKRIIGGEGFRNGKWPWLVSLQGKVPKTTFLGITFSYTTHDCGAAVLSNRWIITAAHCFGKRGTKNQNPRYWEARLGAVTRRPSLANYFMHVIGKILKKKEWQQWNIDAEKIIIHPRYDETDTWSNDLALVKLKKKVPAGRATVEKIQTIQLPQQGEGFPGDGTQCVMAGWGCSSGGGKVSSQAHEVILPIVSNRTCRAIYVVSTDTRICAGHNLKGKGICPGDSGGPLMCPRGNNQWTLSGVASFTSKSNPQDYPGAFTRVTAYVNWINHIMRYN, from the exons ATGATTTTGTTTCGTGTTGTATTTGTGCTCCTAGGAATTTGTGGCTGCGTTTCGACTTGGAACGATGACCAACAAG TTCTGCACAGAGTTAAGAGAATCATCGGAGGGGAAGGCTTCAGGAACGGCAAATGGCCATGGCTGGTGTCACTGCAGGGGAAAGTGCCCAAGACTACCTTCCTAGGTATAACGTTTTCATATACGACTCATGATTGTGGAGCGGCGGTGCTGAGTAACCGCTGGATCATTACTGCAGCTCACTGCTTTGGCAAGCGAGG AACCAAGAACCAGAACCCACGATATTGGGAAGCAAGACTGGGAGCGGTCACCCGCAGG CCGAGCCTAGCTAACTACTTCATGCATGTCATCGGCAAGATCCTCAAGAAGAAAGAATGGCAACAGTGGAACATAGACGCCGAGAAGATCATCATCCATCCCCGCTATGATGAAACAG ACACATGGAGTAACGACTTGGCTCTCGtgaagctgaagaagaaagtgCCAGCGGGTCGCGCTACGGTAGAGAAAATACAAACCATCCAACTCCCACAACAAGGAGAGGGATTCCCTGGTGACGGGACCCAGTGTGTCATGGCTGGCTGGGGATGCAGTTCAGGAG GTGGTAAAGTGTCCTCCCAGGCCCACGAGGTGATCTTACCTATAGTAAGCAACAGGACCTGTCGCGCCATCTACGTCGTATCAACAGACACAAGAATCTGTGCTGGACACAACCTGAAGGGGAAAGGCATATGTCCG GGAGACAGCGGTGGACCCCTGATGTGCCCAAGAGGAAACAACCAGTGGACGCTGTCTGGAGTCGCCTCTTTCACTAGCAAGAGTAATCCACAGGACTACCCAGGAGCATTCACAAGGGTAACCGCATATGTCAACTGGATAAACCACATCATGCGGTACAACTAG
- the LOC135503365 gene encoding solute carrier family 23 member 1-like, producing the protein MDSTELGGAVINRTTGQFPRSLLQQNTHDDRVQFEDGSEIESQTEAQDEVKRMMYRVEERPSILMAVIFGFQQVMVCINTCVGLPLLVAPFICAGDLNLVKAELVSTFLVTCGIGTFLQTTIGVRLPIMQGGNYLILPAVVSILSVDQMRCPDLARGNESILSNHSLFNSTLNATRLNETNIDRTEVWQIRMRELQGAMIMASLAQFLLGASGILNTLLRFVGPITVTPVIMLIGLSLFQYGTDLMQKYWAIGAMTTALLVIFSIFMRELKTPVVSWSKKRRFHVVWIPSFKLFPILLSLLISWIVCLIMTATGSITDDPSDHAYTARTDAALDGLYQAKWFFAPYPGQWGLPTVSVTGFLIMFVIFIGSMIESVGDYYACARVCEEAPPPLHAINRGLAMEGFVCLIGGLYGSGGALTSYCSNIGAIAITKVGSRLCFQIGGLIFVLCGVIGKLGAALAMIPEPVLGGLIFTQLAFVVGTGMSNLSHVDLNSSRNLSILGFSVTLGLAIPSWLSHGNSFETGNDQADLFLNALLSNALFIGGMTAGFLDNLVPGTLRERGMLNSARGTDEDAQEEDHLKGSLRVYDLPYIMPWVRSVKFFRYIPFMPTFDPETLTPFKKCRKRKGSKKRGQNGLAKVVRAPVGANSSDV; encoded by the exons ATGGATTCGACTGAACTAGGAGGGGCAGTCATAAATCGAACTACAGGCCAATTTCCCCGCTCGCTGCTACAGCAGAACACACATGATGATCGAGTTCAATTCGAAGATGGATCCGAAATAGAGAGTCAAACCGAGGCCCAAGACGAAGTGAAACGCATGATGTATCGGGTCGAGGAGAGACCATCAATCTTGATGGCGGTTATTTTTGGATTCCAG CAAGTCATGGTGTGTATTAACACTTGTGTTGGCCTGCCATTGCTCGTAGCCCCTTTCATTTGTGCCGGGGATCTGAACCTTGTAAAAGCCGAACTCGTCTCTACATTCCTCGTCACATGCGGGATAGGCACATTTCTCCAGACAACAATCGGCGTGAG GCTTCCTATCATGCAGGGTGGAAACTATCTCATCCTCCCAGCCGTTGTAAGCATATTATCAGTTGACCAGATGCGATGCCCAGATCTCGCTCGGG GTAATGAATCAATTCTGTCGAATCATTCACTCTTCAACTCCACATTGAATGCAACTCGTCTTAACGAAACAAACATAGATCGAACAGAAGTTTGGCAGATTCGAATGAGAGAG CTCCAAGGTGCAATGATCATGGCGTCCCTCGCACAATTTCTTCTTGGTGCATCAGGCATTCTCAACACACTGCTGCGGTTTGTCGGGCCCATCACGGTAACGCCAGTTATCATGCTTATTGGTCTATCACTCTTCCAATATGGCACGGACTTGATGCAGAAATATTGGGCAATCGGAGCAAT GACTACTGCTCTACTGGTCATCTTCTCCATATTCATGCGTGAACTCAAAACTCCCGTGGTTAGCTGGTCCAAAAAGAGACGTTTTCATGTTGTCTGGATACCCTCATTTAAACTATTCCCT ATTCTCCTGAGCCTGCTGATTTCGTGGATAGTATGTTTGATCATGACGGCCACTGGTTCAATCACGGATGACCCGAGTGATCATGCCTACACGGCAAGGACTGATGCAGCTCTTGACGGGTTGTACCAGGCAAAGTGGTTCTTTGCACCATACCCAG GTCAGTGGGGTCTTCCCACCGTGAGTGTGACAGGCTTCCTCATCATGTTCGTGATCTTCATTGGCTCTATGATCGAGTCGGTCGGTGACTACTATGCCTGTGCCAGAGTCTGTGAGGAGGCACCACCACCCCTGCATGCGATCAACCGGGGACTGGCCATGGAGGGTTTTGTATGTCTAATAGGTGGCTTGTACGGCTCAGGCGGCGCACTGACATCCTATTGTAGCAATATCGGCGCCATTGCGATAACAAAG GTGGGAAGTCGACTGTGCTTTCAAATAGGCGGACTGATATTCGTCCTGTGTGGAGTGATAGGTAAACTCGGTGCCGCATTGGCCATGATACCTGAACCTGTTCTCGGTGGACTAATATTCACTCAGCTAGCTTTCGTCGTGGGGACGGGGATGTCCAATCTAAGTCACGTGGATCTCAACTCCAGCAGAAATCTGTCTATTTTAGGATTTTCGGTGACACTCGGTCTGGCGATACCGTCATGGCTTAGCCATGGAAACTCTTTCGAAACTG GCAATGACCAAGCCGATTTATTTCTCAATGCCTTGCTGTCCAACGCCCTCTTTATCGGAGGCATGACAGCGGGTTTCCTTGACAACCTCGTTCCAG GCACTCTTCGAGAACGCGGTATGTTGAACTCCGCTCGTGGCACTGACGAAGATGCTCAAGAAGAGGATCACCTCAAAGGAAGCTTACGAGTCTACGATCTTCCCTATATCATGCCTTGGGTTAGGAGCGTAAAATTCTTCAGATACATTCCATTCATGCCGACCTTTGACCCAGAAACCTTGACACCTTTCAAAAAATGTCGAAAGAGGAAGGGCAGTAAGAAGAGAGGCCAGAATGGTTTGGCGAAAGTCGTGAGAGCTCCTGTAGGGGCAAACTCTAGTGACGTTTAA